In the genome of Balneola sp., one region contains:
- the recB gene encoding exodeoxyribonuclease V subunit beta, protein MMKQLELLEAPLEGISLVEAGAGTGKTYNIVGLYIRVLLEKKLMPRNILVLTYTEAATSELKTRLRRKLSETIKVLKGGDSEDPFLNELIVKYGSADVDFLEQALYSFDESSVSTIHGFCQKILKEESIRFNLPHDFEILADDFDLFQQQTDRFWREFVSHSESTFEKAVINLIYEKGYTPDRLSGIVREVIAKPFTKIVPTTQNLSFYGERFTSLELSFLALKKAFSEEKERIVQVLEGDEVNKKKYRNAKALVEGFNSWLNRGRTPINPYEKLLLFGSFIHTEGQGLKSGKRIDPLTISPLIDAHLELYKSFEDLEQAWINESVRKISEYLSEEKQKRNVLTYQDLLEHTYHGLTTDSSLSEILLDKYPVALIDEFQDTDPVQYSIFSSIYNSTNTKDSVLFMIGDPKQAIYSFRGADVHTYIKARDEAQKSQRYLLKENYRSSSLLIQSVNDLFTTHSNPFFSERIEFNDAIIPNHSKPDHAILSKNNHPVIPLQFIELDWEGLSAPEIKKNISRAVANEIIELLEGDYNIDGKRLSSEGIAILVRTHEQALFIQDQLSIKGLKSIIKSKENVFYSQESEDLYLFLSALRNPSFEAGLRSALATELLGFKSEELHRLLEENEKWDELYNRFIELSKTWSEKGINNLIQQADSLFELFLNYGRLANAERKLTNLFHLVELLSSVEQRNKYLPDQLLHYFKKQRESSSGYSDEEILRLESDDELIQILTMHSSKGLEFPVVFCPYLWEGVDTQRKPVFSFHDDEKNYIDIGTSEDVQKKNRLSYLKESLAERVRLSYVSLTRAKSACFVITGNGNNSELSPLNALFEGSEVLRKRLEDKVVLSPANYRTKHINEATNLTNIMRQNSSNTYSFRSSYANKEVESIELEEAPSALNVLEFQRKQINNHFRISSFSSLTHGNKEHTISEKTGAEYDKETPDLDSDSEVVNKSPFTLPKGPKIGTLLHEIFEEVIQGEKALNNDLITKHLKKHQIDEEWNQVIFDIINGTLSYPLIDGTSLSDIPERDTLIEMEFHFPHDKLNTGNILTLIRESHSSKELPGSVYGYMKGFIDLIFKYDGRYYILDYKSNYLGNSLEHYSQEALRHEIEDANYDLQYHIYCVALHRMLKNTLSNYDYDKHFGGVFYLFLRGIDQEKPGSGIFFDKPKASIISSLDNYFKTGRYE, encoded by the coding sequence ATGATGAAGCAACTCGAGTTACTTGAAGCTCCATTAGAGGGTATTAGTTTAGTAGAGGCAGGAGCCGGGACAGGTAAAACCTATAATATCGTTGGTCTTTATATAAGAGTTCTTCTTGAAAAGAAACTGATGCCCAGAAATATTTTGGTTCTTACATATACAGAAGCGGCAACATCTGAGTTGAAAACAAGACTTAGGCGAAAACTGTCTGAGACCATAAAGGTTTTAAAAGGAGGAGATTCCGAAGATCCATTTCTAAACGAATTGATTGTAAAGTACGGATCGGCTGATGTTGATTTTCTGGAACAAGCACTTTATTCCTTCGATGAGTCATCGGTATCAACTATTCATGGTTTTTGCCAGAAAATTTTAAAAGAAGAAAGTATTCGTTTTAACCTGCCTCATGACTTTGAAATTCTTGCTGATGATTTTGATTTATTCCAACAACAAACAGATCGTTTTTGGAGAGAGTTTGTCAGTCATTCTGAAAGCACCTTTGAGAAAGCTGTAATTAATCTCATTTATGAAAAAGGATATACTCCGGATCGTTTGTCGGGTATTGTAAGGGAAGTAATAGCTAAACCTTTTACAAAAATCGTACCCACTACTCAAAACTTGTCGTTCTATGGAGAACGATTTACAAGTCTGGAATTATCATTTTTAGCTTTAAAGAAAGCCTTTTCAGAAGAAAAAGAGCGAATAGTTCAAGTCCTTGAAGGCGATGAAGTAAATAAAAAGAAATATAGAAATGCTAAAGCCTTAGTAGAGGGGTTTAATTCCTGGCTCAACCGTGGTAGAACTCCGATAAATCCCTACGAAAAACTGTTACTTTTTGGGAGTTTCATTCATACAGAAGGCCAAGGGTTAAAGAGTGGAAAAAGAATAGATCCATTAACTATAAGCCCATTAATAGATGCCCATCTGGAACTCTATAAATCCTTTGAAGACCTTGAACAGGCATGGATCAATGAGTCTGTAAGAAAAATATCAGAGTACTTAAGTGAAGAGAAACAGAAAAGAAATGTGCTCACTTATCAGGACTTATTGGAACATACATATCACGGATTGACAACAGATTCATCACTTTCTGAGATACTTTTAGATAAATATCCTGTGGCTCTAATAGATGAGTTCCAGGATACAGATCCGGTTCAATACTCTATTTTTTCCAGTATTTATAATAGCACCAATACTAAGGACTCTGTGTTATTTATGATTGGGGATCCAAAACAAGCTATCTATAGTTTTAGAGGAGCTGACGTCCATACTTATATAAAGGCAAGGGATGAAGCTCAAAAGAGCCAGCGATATTTGCTTAAAGAAAATTACCGGTCTTCTTCATTATTGATTCAATCTGTTAATGACCTTTTTACAACTCACTCAAATCCTTTTTTCTCGGAGAGAATTGAATTCAATGATGCTATTATTCCAAACCATTCGAAGCCTGACCATGCAATTCTTTCAAAGAACAATCATCCTGTTATTCCATTACAGTTTATTGAACTTGATTGGGAGGGGTTGTCTGCTCCTGAAATAAAAAAGAATATCTCGAGAGCTGTTGCCAATGAAATAATTGAGTTGTTAGAAGGTGATTATAACATTGACGGTAAAAGGCTTTCGTCAGAAGGGATAGCTATTCTTGTAAGAACCCATGAGCAAGCATTATTTATTCAGGATCAATTAAGCATCAAGGGCTTAAAGAGTATTATAAAAAGTAAGGAGAACGTATTTTATTCTCAGGAATCAGAAGACTTGTACCTGTTTTTGTCAGCTCTTAGAAATCCCTCATTTGAAGCAGGTCTTCGTTCGGCTTTGGCTACTGAATTGCTTGGATTTAAAAGTGAAGAACTTCACCGTTTATTGGAAGAAAATGAGAAATGGGATGAACTATACAATAGATTTATTGAGCTTTCGAAAACATGGAGCGAGAAAGGAATTAATAATCTCATTCAACAAGCTGATAGTCTTTTTGAGCTATTTTTAAATTATGGCCGTCTTGCAAATGCAGAAAGAAAGTTGACTAACCTTTTCCATTTGGTTGAATTATTATCGAGTGTGGAACAGAGGAATAAATACCTCCCTGATCAGCTATTACATTACTTCAAAAAGCAAAGAGAAAGCTCATCAGGATATAGCGATGAGGAGATATTAAGGCTGGAGAGTGATGACGAGTTGATCCAAATCCTAACTATGCACTCAAGTAAAGGGTTAGAGTTTCCTGTTGTATTTTGTCCTTATTTATGGGAAGGGGTAGACACTCAAAGAAAGCCCGTATTTTCATTTCACGATGACGAAAAAAACTATATAGATATTGGTACTAGTGAAGATGTACAGAAAAAAAACAGGTTATCCTATCTGAAAGAATCATTAGCAGAAAGGGTAAGGCTCTCATATGTATCACTGACAAGGGCTAAATCTGCGTGCTTTGTTATAACAGGAAATGGGAACAACTCTGAATTATCACCTCTAAATGCATTATTTGAAGGTAGCGAAGTACTTAGAAAAAGGCTTGAAGACAAAGTTGTACTTTCTCCAGCAAACTATCGCACTAAACACATTAATGAAGCCACAAACCTGACCAATATAATGCGTCAGAACTCTAGTAATACTTATAGTTTTCGTTCTTCTTATGCCAATAAAGAAGTAGAAAGTATAGAACTCGAAGAAGCTCCCAGTGCTTTAAACGTACTTGAATTTCAACGAAAGCAGATCAATAATCACTTCAGGATAAGTAGTTTTTCATCTTTAACACATGGTAATAAAGAGCATACTATTTCTGAGAAAACCGGGGCTGAATATGATAAAGAAACACCCGATTTAGATTCCGATTCAGAAGTTGTTAACAAATCACCATTTACACTCCCAAAAGGTCCAAAAATAGGGACATTATTACACGAGATTTTTGAAGAGGTTATACAAGGAGAAAAAGCTCTAAATAATGATCTGATAACAAAACATCTCAAAAAACATCAGATCGATGAAGAGTGGAATCAGGTAATATTTGATATTATAAATGGAACACTTTCCTATCCACTAATTGATGGTACATCTCTATCAGATATTCCTGAACGAGATACCCTTATAGAAATGGAATTTCATTTTCCTCATGATAAGCTGAATACAGGTAATATCTTAACATTGATAAGAGAGTCACACTCTTCTAAAGAGTTACCAGGATCAGTATATGGGTATATGAAAGGATTTATAGATCTAATATTTAAATATGATGGGAGGTACTATATACTCGACTACAAATCTAATTATTTGGGGAATTCACTAGAGCATTATTCACAGGAAGCTTTAAGACATGAAATCGAGGATGCAAACTACGATTTGCAGTATCATATTTATTGTGTAGCACTTCACAGAATGCTTAAAAACACACTTTCCAATTATGATTATGACAAACATTTTGGTGGAGTATTTTATCTCTTTTTAAGAGGTATAGATCAAGAAAAGCCCGGTTCTGGAATTTTCTTCGACAAACCAAAGGCTTCAATAATTTCCAGCTTGGATAATTATTTCAAGACAGGGAGGTATGAGTAG
- a CDS encoding DUF4920 domain-containing protein encodes MKHISLIILAALLSVSVYSQTTDQVIRLSEPVISTDQYEVFGEEIEVNSLEPSHLAEVIEKESNGSIVTLTVSIAEVCNKKGCFFVAEDGEYSARITFKDYGFFIPTNSAGKEVTLVGEFSEATLSEEKAKHYAEDAGKNSDEISGEQKEYSIVATSVVIPK; translated from the coding sequence ATGAAGCATATATCATTGATTATTTTAGCAGCTCTACTAAGTGTATCTGTATACTCTCAAACAACAGATCAAGTAATAAGACTTTCGGAACCTGTTATTTCTACAGACCAGTATGAAGTGTTTGGTGAAGAAATTGAAGTAAACTCTCTTGAACCATCTCATTTGGCTGAAGTAATTGAGAAGGAAAGTAATGGATCGATTGTAACATTAACCGTTAGCATTGCCGAAGTTTGTAATAAAAAAGGATGCTTTTTTGTAGCTGAAGACGGTGAGTACTCTGCTCGCATTACTTTTAAGGATTATGGTTTTTTTATCCCTACTAATTCTGCAGGTAAAGAAGTGACACTTGTTGGAGAGTTTTCGGAGGCTACTCTTAGTGAAGAAAAAGCGAAACACTATGCTGAGGACGCCGGAAAAAATAGCGATGAGATTTCAGGTGAGCAGAAAGAATATTCGATTGTTGCAACAAGTGTAGTAATCCCAAAATAA
- a CDS encoding ParA family protein: protein MKTIAFTNQKGGVGKTTSTINVGAGLAKLGKKVLLVDLDPQANLTYSLRMHSQRLDKTIYQALKGNTRLDEVIINHNGFDYIASSLELSGAELELANEPARESLLKNFLIQLEGKGYDYVLIDCPPNLGLLTLNAFTAVKDIFIVLQSEYLALHGLSKLLDLIKVVQQRLNGELEVGGIICTLYDSRKNLNKEVVGHIKDYFGKKVFNTIIRDNVALAEAPSHHKTIFEYDGNSNGAQDYLALAKEIKNGH from the coding sequence ATGAAAACAATAGCATTTACTAATCAGAAGGGCGGTGTAGGAAAAACTACTTCTACAATCAATGTTGGGGCAGGATTAGCAAAGCTTGGAAAAAAGGTCTTATTAGTCGACCTGGATCCTCAAGCTAACCTTACTTATTCACTTCGCATGCATTCTCAACGGCTCGATAAAACCATTTATCAGGCGTTAAAAGGAAATACACGACTTGACGAGGTTATTATCAACCATAATGGATTTGATTACATCGCTTCATCATTAGAGTTATCTGGAGCTGAATTGGAATTGGCAAATGAGCCTGCAAGGGAAAGCCTGTTAAAAAACTTTCTTATACAGTTGGAAGGCAAAGGGTATGATTATGTGCTCATCGATTGCCCACCAAACCTGGGTCTTCTAACCTTAAATGCTTTCACTGCTGTAAAGGATATTTTTATAGTGCTCCAGTCAGAATACCTGGCGCTGCATGGACTCTCTAAGCTACTCGATTTAATTAAAGTAGTACAACAACGCTTGAATGGTGAACTGGAAGTAGGGGGGATTATTTGTACGTTATATGACAGCAGAAAAAACCTCAACAAAGAGGTAGTAGGTCATATCAAGGATTACTTCGGGAAAAAAGTATTTAATACAATCATTCGTGATAATGTGGCATTAGCTGAAGCTCCAAGTCACCATAAAACTATTTTTGAATATGATGGAAATAGTAATGGTGCTCAGGATTATTTAGCGTTGGCAAAAGAAATAAAAAACGGCCATTAG
- a CDS encoding alkaline phosphatase, which yields MNAMKRSLIIFALISITTLNCFAQKENTFAVKQNLELNRERLPLVEDGPIKNVIFIIGDGTGLVQLTSGQYHLVGENELLHVQTMPVTGIMQTHAASNLITDSAAGATAFSCGIKTDNGKIAQLPDERNCKTILELAEQKGLSTGLVSTSGVTHATPASYAAHVPSRRMEAMIAAQYLSSGTDVILGGGLEYFIPSNEKGSSREDNRNLVSEFGGLGYTFVENVEELNATDSEKILGLFSESGMPSENRTPTLAEMTSKAIDVLSKNDEGFFLMIEGSQIDWGGHGNDTPYVLREVADFDAAIAEALDFAQEDGETLVIVTADHETGGMTLNGYNRDNHEVEIAWTTGSHTGVPVPIMAYGPHAIQFTGWLDNTEVGIKTAALLGVGDLPIIIQE from the coding sequence ATGAATGCCATGAAAAGATCACTAATCATATTTGCTCTCATTTCTATAACTACGTTAAACTGTTTCGCACAAAAAGAAAATACCTTCGCAGTAAAACAAAATTTGGAGCTCAATAGAGAACGATTACCGCTTGTTGAAGATGGGCCAATTAAAAATGTGATTTTTATTATCGGTGATGGAACAGGTTTAGTACAACTCACATCAGGACAATACCACTTAGTGGGGGAAAACGAGTTGTTACATGTACAAACAATGCCTGTTACAGGAATCATGCAAACTCACGCAGCCAGCAACCTGATCACTGATTCAGCAGCAGGGGCCACTGCCTTTTCTTGTGGTATCAAAACCGATAATGGAAAAATCGCACAACTTCCCGATGAAAGAAATTGTAAAACCATACTTGAGCTTGCCGAACAAAAAGGGTTAAGTACGGGACTGGTATCTACTTCAGGAGTAACACATGCCACACCAGCAAGTTATGCTGCCCATGTACCTTCACGAAGGATGGAAGCAATGATTGCCGCTCAGTATTTAAGCTCTGGTACGGATGTGATTCTAGGTGGGGGATTAGAGTATTTTATCCCTTCGAACGAGAAAGGTAGCAGCAGAGAGGATAACAGGAATTTAGTTTCTGAGTTTGGAGGTTTGGGATATACTTTTGTTGAGAATGTTGAAGAATTAAATGCTACAGATTCAGAAAAGATTTTAGGACTTTTTTCAGAGTCGGGAATGCCTAGCGAAAACAGAACCCCAACGCTCGCTGAAATGACCTCGAAGGCAATTGATGTTCTATCAAAAAATGATGAAGGTTTTTTCCTTATGATTGAGGGTTCACAAATAGATTGGGGAGGACATGGAAATGACACTCCCTATGTACTTAGGGAAGTAGCTGATTTTGATGCAGCCATAGCTGAGGCCCTTGATTTTGCTCAAGAGGATGGAGAGACCCTTGTAATTGTTACAGCCGATCATGAAACAGGTGGCATGACCTTAAATGGATATAACAGAGATAATCACGAAGTTGAAATTGCTTGGACAACAGGATCCCATACAGGAGTACCAGTTCCAATAATGGCTTATGGCCCACATGCAATCCAGTTCACAGGCTGGTTAGATAACACCGAAGTAGGAATTAAAACAGCGGCACTTTTAGGGGTAGGGGATCTCCCAATAATTATTCAAGAATAA
- a CDS encoding translation initiation factor, whose amino-acid sequence MKVKVSLETGGRRGKQVSVIRGITHNPQVIEKLVKKLKSQLGTGGTIKGKVIEIQGNHVSKIEKILIQEGYIIS is encoded by the coding sequence ATGAAAGTAAAAGTAAGCCTTGAAACAGGTGGAAGACGCGGTAAACAAGTCTCTGTAATTAGAGGGATAACTCACAACCCTCAAGTAATAGAAAAACTTGTCAAAAAACTGAAATCACAGCTTGGTACAGGTGGAACTATAAAAGGAAAAGTCATCGAAATTCAAGGAAATCACGTCTCAAAAATTGAGAAAATCCTTATCCAAGAAGGATATATCATTTCCTAA
- a CDS encoding DEAD/DEAH box helicase, producing MKFTDLDLHENLQNGLGDIGYSEPTPVQEKSIPIILTGKDVIGAAQTGTGKTGAFVIPIIQHIVSKAKDGTNALILSPTRELAQQIDEQIFALGYHCGISSATIIGGEDFARQAEAIRAGVNIIVATPGRLIDQMKVLDIDFSNIDFLVLDEADRMLDMGFLPDVTHIIDKLPKERQNLLFSATMPPQIQKLAEDIMTEPELVEIEISKPAESVEQQAYLIDGREKLKLTQSLLDSMEWTSCIIFTATKRGTDQLERLLTKKGLKVASIHGDREQDERTNALNEFKNGVVPIMVATDVLARGIDIDDVSLIINYDVPRAVEDYIHRIGRTGRYDKTGIAITLVSKQDSKFFSAIRSKVGNDLVIHKGTESIKKTDSKKPNKENTKATSKKGESVKITPDYSKAKKVSFKTDGNGKISINIIGKEAPAPKKKQTEKPHTNKQQKQQPKKAAQNKKKPKNNKKKEPKKPPIEIKTLDQASSRNKNARKPEKGFWGLIKSFFPKRG from the coding sequence TTGAAATTTACAGATCTTGATCTCCATGAAAATCTTCAAAACGGTCTTGGAGATATAGGCTATTCAGAGCCAACACCGGTACAGGAGAAGAGTATTCCCATAATTTTAACAGGTAAAGATGTAATTGGAGCAGCTCAAACCGGGACAGGAAAAACCGGAGCTTTTGTAATACCAATTATCCAGCACATTGTTAGTAAAGCCAAAGACGGAACAAACGCACTTATACTTTCTCCTACCAGAGAACTTGCACAACAAATAGATGAACAGATTTTTGCTTTAGGATATCATTGTGGAATTAGCTCAGCTACAATAATTGGTGGAGAGGATTTTGCAAGACAAGCTGAAGCCATCCGCGCAGGAGTTAATATTATAGTGGCAACACCCGGAAGATTGATTGATCAGATGAAAGTTTTGGATATCGATTTTAGCAATATCGATTTTTTGGTACTTGATGAAGCTGACCGGATGTTGGATATGGGCTTCCTACCTGATGTAACTCATATCATTGATAAGCTACCGAAAGAGAGACAAAACCTACTTTTCTCAGCTACTATGCCTCCTCAAATCCAAAAGTTGGCTGAGGATATTATGACAGAACCTGAATTGGTAGAAATTGAAATCTCTAAACCTGCAGAAAGTGTAGAACAACAAGCTTATTTGATTGATGGAAGAGAAAAATTGAAGCTTACACAGTCTCTACTTGATAGCATGGAGTGGACTTCATGCATCATATTTACAGCTACAAAGCGTGGAACTGATCAACTTGAAAGACTCCTTACTAAGAAGGGGTTAAAAGTAGCAAGTATTCATGGAGACCGTGAACAAGATGAGCGTACTAATGCTCTTAATGAGTTTAAAAATGGTGTGGTACCTATTATGGTTGCCACCGATGTTCTTGCTCGAGGAATTGACATCGATGACGTTTCTTTGATTATAAACTATGATGTTCCAAGAGCTGTAGAAGACTATATACATCGCATTGGAAGAACAGGTAGATATGATAAAACAGGCATAGCAATTACGCTGGTAAGCAAACAAGACAGTAAATTCTTCTCTGCGATAAGGTCAAAAGTTGGAAATGACTTAGTAATACATAAAGGTACTGAATCTATCAAAAAAACTGACTCCAAGAAGCCAAATAAAGAGAACACAAAAGCTACAAGTAAAAAAGGAGAATCAGTTAAAATTACTCCCGATTACTCTAAAGCTAAGAAAGTTTCTTTTAAGACAGATGGGAATGGTAAGATTTCAATCAACATAATTGGAAAGGAAGCGCCTGCTCCAAAGAAAAAACAAACTGAGAAGCCACATACTAACAAGCAACAAAAGCAGCAGCCAAAGAAAGCTGCTCAAAACAAGAAAAAGCCTAAAAACAATAAGAAGAAAGAACCCAAAAAACCTCCTATTGAAATTAAAACCCTGGATCAAGCTTCTTCAAGAAATAAAAATGCCCGAAAGCCGGAAAAAGGATTTTGGGGTTTAATAAAAAGTTTTTTCCCAAAGCGGGGATAG
- a CDS encoding FKBP-type peptidyl-prolyl cis-trans isomerase, giving the protein MFNKRLFIFILSAFFAVTACSQPENSIIPNSELNTMPDSVSYALGFQNGKQLSTQGFPDVDIEIFLSGFQDGLEGEDSKLNEANLQLLFQRFGDYLLDKIKLENDEEARIFFEENRTKEGVIETPSGLQYKVLREGTGIQPTSQDTVVVHYEGTLIDGTVFDSSYDGGQPAEFVLGAVIPGWIEGVGLMSEGASYMLYIPTELAYRDNPRPGGAIKPNDAIIFKVELLEVRQR; this is encoded by the coding sequence ATGTTCAATAAAAGACTATTCATATTCATTCTATCAGCATTCTTCGCTGTTACTGCCTGCTCACAACCCGAAAATAGTATTATTCCTAATTCGGAACTTAATACAATGCCTGACAGCGTCAGCTATGCCTTAGGTTTTCAAAATGGCAAGCAATTATCTACTCAAGGCTTTCCCGATGTTGACATAGAAATATTTCTATCAGGTTTTCAGGATGGATTAGAAGGAGAAGATTCTAAGCTGAATGAAGCAAATTTACAATTACTGTTCCAACGTTTTGGAGATTATCTTCTTGATAAGATCAAACTCGAAAATGATGAAGAAGCAAGAATCTTTTTTGAAGAGAACAGAACCAAAGAAGGAGTAATTGAAACCCCTTCTGGTCTTCAATACAAAGTTCTAAGAGAAGGAACAGGCATTCAACCTACTTCTCAGGATACTGTTGTTGTTCACTATGAAGGAACACTTATTGATGGAACTGTTTTCGATTCGAGTTATGATGGTGGCCAGCCTGCTGAATTTGTATTAGGAGCTGTAATTCCCGGATGGATTGAAGGTGTAGGTCTTATGAGTGAAGGGGCATCATATATGCTATATATACCAACCGAACTTGCCTACAGGGATAATCCAAGACCAGGAGGTGCCATTAAACCAAATGACGCAATCATATTTAAAGTAGAGTTACTAGAAGTAAGACAACGATAA
- the recD gene encoding exodeoxyribonuclease V subunit alpha: protein MSRLLTTIEAQVINGERSLIQLEFLHYLHSRFQSEDKEEGALICALYCIKKNEEGHICIYLNGLADDLDFFESFSGTPLSTNDLKEACKNSNFIGKPGDFTPLILSNDQIYLQKFWNYENELINWLLTKSGFEHSLSDEVLEYLEKLFGDDSKQNNYQYLATKLVFLKDFVVITGSPGTGKTYTIKKIVRALLDQNPDLNIAFAAPTGKAADRMNQSLVDFSEEFQIPRATTIHKLLAIGFRPGRTSYKKELLDIDVLIIDEASMLDLSLWIQMIRALPDSCKLIALGDKNQLASVEAGSILGDICFDNDNTFSSGLSNKIENKQVGNSTNKLNDSIIELTKSHRFEDSSGIAELAEAIKTENTGLVLDLLHSSEYPQLLMSEVNSEGLDLVLQDYGITHFDDFVKSGHLFEVLNKKKILCAFKQGPFGSDSINNLIETEIKSHYKIPAYQNWYEGRPILITRNNNLLKVYNGEVGYVSTDFKTKNQILNFENRPGLSFLISRLNDIESAFALTIHKSQGSEYDHVAIVLGNTENQLLSKQLLYTAVTRARKSVLVIGNQEIIKSTIEKSAVRRSGIRQKITF from the coding sequence ATGAGTAGATTATTAACTACCATAGAAGCTCAAGTGATAAATGGTGAAAGAAGTCTAATTCAACTTGAGTTTCTCCATTATCTGCATTCTAGATTCCAAAGTGAAGATAAAGAGGAGGGAGCGTTAATATGTGCCTTGTATTGTATAAAGAAAAATGAAGAGGGACATATCTGCATTTACCTAAATGGACTAGCCGATGATTTAGATTTTTTTGAATCTTTTTCGGGTACACCACTATCCACCAATGATTTGAAAGAAGCATGTAAAAATTCAAATTTCATTGGTAAACCAGGAGACTTTACACCTCTTATCCTTAGTAATGACCAGATTTATCTCCAGAAGTTTTGGAACTATGAAAATGAACTTATCAACTGGTTATTGACTAAGTCTGGGTTCGAACATTCTCTGTCAGATGAAGTGTTAGAATATTTAGAGAAGCTTTTCGGAGATGATTCGAAGCAAAACAATTACCAGTATCTGGCAACAAAATTGGTATTCCTAAAAGACTTTGTAGTAATAACTGGCTCGCCAGGTACCGGCAAAACATATACAATCAAGAAAATTGTTAGAGCTCTGTTGGATCAGAACCCGGATTTGAATATTGCTTTTGCTGCTCCAACCGGAAAAGCCGCAGATCGAATGAATCAATCGTTAGTTGATTTTTCTGAGGAGTTTCAAATACCTCGTGCAACAACAATTCATAAGCTTCTAGCCATTGGATTTAGACCTGGAAGAACCTCTTATAAAAAGGAATTATTAGATATTGATGTACTAATCATTGATGAAGCATCTATGCTGGATCTATCCCTATGGATACAAATGATTCGAGCTTTACCAGATTCGTGTAAATTGATTGCTTTAGGAGATAAAAACCAGCTCGCTTCTGTAGAGGCAGGTTCAATACTTGGAGATATTTGCTTTGATAATGACAATACTTTCTCTTCTGGTTTAAGTAACAAAATAGAAAATAAGCAAGTTGGTAATTCTACTAACAAACTTAACGATTCAATTATAGAGCTTACTAAAAGTCATCGTTTTGAGGATTCTTCAGGTATAGCAGAACTGGCTGAGGCTATTAAAACCGAAAATACAGGGCTGGTACTTGATCTGCTACATTCGTCTGAATATCCCCAACTCTTAATGAGTGAAGTAAATTCTGAAGGGCTAGATTTAGTACTCCAGGATTATGGAATCACTCATTTTGATGATTTTGTTAAGTCTGGACACTTGTTTGAAGTGTTAAACAAAAAGAAAATCCTCTGCGCTTTTAAGCAAGGTCCATTTGGATCAGATTCAATTAATAATCTCATAGAAACTGAGATAAAAAGTCATTACAAGATACCAGCTTATCAGAACTGGTACGAAGGGAGGCCAATACTTATAACAAGGAACAATAATCTCCTGAAGGTTTACAATGGAGAGGTGGGTTATGTATCCACAGACTTTAAAACTAAAAACCAAATACTAAACTTTGAGAATAGACCCGGATTGTCATTCTTGATTTCCAGACTTAATGATATTGAATCAGCATTTGCGCTAACGATTCATAAAAGCCAGGGTTCGGAATATGATCATGTAGCTATTGTTCTTGGAAATACAGAAAACCAATTGCTCTCAAAACAACTTTTATATACAGCTGTAACAAGAGCGCGTAAAAGTGTTCTTGTTATTGGTAACCAAGAAATTATAAAAAGTACAATAGAAAAATCTGCTGTTCGAAGAAGTGGAATAAGGCAAAAAATCACCTTTTAA